A window from Kwoniella pini CBS 10737 chromosome 1, complete sequence encodes these proteins:
- a CDS encoding alkylated DNA repair protein AlkB encodes MSSPDAGASTHHTAFRLAEKHFKNRAVKDKYPSLRKYGDSLVDLSRPNKQEDDELWKAGWWSPANDYEGSTSNWKAWVFASYKGKERDLGERPHLTMSGLKEVKLGDGRVGWIVAPGCILIPNLLSINDQLDLLHSSLAEYTRPPNPLSLSTHYDLPPNLFELYATQPDHIVQPKHMTTSLSPAKEAPKARTTIETEPASVIGYEEIIARNKTWTGDTPSAKLKERTAAQLMAEMRWANLGWVYQWSTKSYELSSDQPIPFPPGLADICKRVVDSVPWDQVFEQDSESRSCGWESWPEDYAPDTGIVNFYQTKDTLMGHVDRSELDPARPLVSLSLGHSAILLLGSSSRHDPPRPVILRSGDCLIMSGTGRQAYHGVPRILEGSLPAYFTPSDKDTSTMKAAKRFISSARVNINARQVFPPGFKRPSKDATLA; translated from the exons ATGTCTTCCCCAGACGCTGGTGCATCCACTCATCATACTGCATTCCGCCTGGCAGAGAAGCATTTCAAGAACCGCGCTGTCAAGGATAAATACCCTTCGTTGCGAAAGTACGGAGATAGCCTCGTTGACCTCTCTCGCCCGAAcaaacaagaagatgatgaattatggAAGGCAGGCTGGTGGAGTCCAGCGAATGATTACGAAGGAAGCACAAGCAATTGGAAAGCCTGGGTCTTTGCGAGTTATAAGGGGAAAGAGAGGGATTTAGGAGAACGGCCCCACTTGACAATGTCTGGATTGAAAGAGGTTAAACTCGGCGATGGAAGAGTCGGATGGATAGTCGCTCCTG GATGCATACTCATACCCAATCTACTCTCGATCAACgatcaacttgatcttctgCACTCGTCGCTCGCCGAATACACACGACCCCCTAATCCCCTTTCACTCTCCACACATTACGATCTCCCACCAAACCTCTTCGAGCTCTACGCCACGCAACCTGATCATATTGTTCAGCCCAAGCACATGACAACCTCGCTGTCCCCAGCAAAGGAAGCACCTAAAGCTCGCACAACGATTGAAACGGAACCTGCATCTGTCATCGGTTACGAGGAGATCATCGCGCGCAATAAAACATGGACTGGCGATACGCCAAGTGCCAAGCTGAAAGAGAGGACTGCAGCACAATTGATGGCCGAAATGCGGTGGGCCAATCTGGGATGGGTGTATCAG TGGTCAACCAAATCCTACGAACTCAGCAGCGATCAGCCAATACCCTTTCCGCCGGGCCTCGCAGACATTTGCAAACGAGTGGTTGATTCTGTCCCATGGGATCAAGTGTTTGAACAAGATTCGGAGTCTAGGTCTTGTGGATGGGAGTCATGGCCAGAAGATTATG CGCCAGACACGGGCATTGTAAACTTTTATCAGACCAAAGACACATTAATGGGTCATGTGGACCGGTCAGA GCTCGACCCAGCACGACCATTGGTATCTCTTTC CCTCGGTCACTCTGCAATACTACTCCTTGGGTCTTCGTCTCGTCATGATCCACCTCGTCCTGTCATCTTACGATCGGGCGACTGTCTGATCATGAGTGGTACTGGCAGGCAGGCGTATCACG GAGTTCCTCGCATTCTTGAAGGATCTCTGCCTGCTTACTTTACGCCATCTGACAAGGACACTTCCACTATGAAGGCGGCCAAGCGATTTATTAGTTCGGCCAGGGTAAACATCAACGCGAGGCAGGTGTTTCCTCCTGGATTCAAGAGACCTTCAAAAGATGCGACTTTGGCCTAG